The bacterium genome segment ATCTCGTCGAGGATGAGCAGGAATGGCTCGGCGGGCGTCCGCGCAGCCTTAGCCATGAATGCCAGGACATCGGGCACCTGCCATGGGCGCGAGCCGTTGCCGTCCCGGGAGAGAAGATCCTCGAAGCCGAGGATGGCCTCAGGCCCGGTCCAATCGGGGCGCACCGAAACCATCAACGAACGGCCCTCACCGAGCCATTCCCCGAGAGCCAGAGCGAGCCGGGACTTCCCAGAACCCGTGACGCCCGCGAGGACCACGAACCGCTTGGCCAGCAGCGCGGCCACAAATGCCCGAACGAGATCTGTCCGCCAGTTGTAGCCGGCTAGTTGCAGAGCGGTTTCGAAGCGGCTGGCAGACCCGCGCAACTTGCTGACATCCGCTGGTTTGCCAGC includes the following:
- a CDS encoding ATP-binding protein — its product is MAFVSELDRLTRDSQKRHGGIRGTYFTFEQDGIRYLQIDTRGSGERQEKGKTSQTIQIGPEIARLLLPELQRVAASDGGAATPFSGHDSAGKPADVSKLRGSASRFETALQLAGYNWRTDLVRAFVAALLAKRFVVLAGVTGSGKSRLALALGEWLGEGRSLMVSVRPDWTGPEAILGFEDLLSRDGNGSRPWQVPDVLAFMAKAARTPAEPFLLILDE